A region from the Cannabis sativa cultivar Pink pepper isolate KNU-18-1 chromosome 9, ASM2916894v1, whole genome shotgun sequence genome encodes:
- the LOC115723519 gene encoding uncharacterized protein LOC115723519, with the protein MDSDSDTEEINEECIQQAITEEMEIDELVIIVTRTSLYYHNNFLVKEPCRNSPHTGWKFMMEILNGNDRRCHEILRSYGLKSSKGLRLEESVGMFMMILGHGAGNRMIQEHFQHSGETDCIGAIDGTHVRVSLPVDKQIPYIGRKGFPTQNIMAVCGFDMLFTFVWAGWEGTAHDTRIFLEALRNTNLNFPKPPNGYPNMKGYLAPYKGQRYHLPQFQQGSQPSGYKEVFNHAHSSLRSVIERCFGVWKARWQILHRMPSYGYDKQVAIVTASMALHNFIRRETINEMDFPSYDEANNDFVDDDVQNINLARDESEMGVVRDKIAAELMLR; encoded by the exons ATGGATAGTGATTCAGATACAGAGGAGATAAATGAAGAATGTATACAACAAGCTATAACTGAAGAAATGGAAATTGATGAGCTGGTCATTATCGTTACAAGAACATCACTATATTACCATAATAACTTTTTGGTTAAGGAGCCATGTAGAAATTCACCTCACACTGGTTGGAAATTTATGATGGAAATACTTAATGGAAATGATCGACGTTGTCATGAGAT ATTGAGAAGTTATGGGTTAAAGTCCAGTAAAGGGTTGAGACTAGAAGAGTCGGTTGGTATGTTTATGATGATTTTAGGACATGGAGCAGGTAATAGAATGATTCAAGAGCATTTTCAACATTCAGGTGAAACT GATTGTATTGGAGCTATAGATGGAACACATGTTCGAGTTTCACTTCCCGTTGATAAACAAATTCCATACATTGGAAGAAAGGGTTTTCCTACGCAAAATATTATGGCTGTATGTGGATTTGATATGTTGTTCACATTTGTGTGGGCAGGATGGGAAGGAACAGCACATGATACTCGTATATTTCTTGAAGCATTAAgaaatacaaatctaaattttCCTAAACCACCCAATG GGTATCCAAATATGAAAGGTTATTTAGCTCCATATAAAGGGCAAAGATATCATCTTCCTCAATTTCAACAAGGTAGTCAACCTAGTGGCTATAAAGAAGTATTTAACCATGCTCATTCATCATTACGTAGTGTTATTGAGCGTTGTTTTGGTGTATGGAAAGCACGTTGGCAAATTTTGCATCGAATGCCAAGTTATGGATATGATAAACAAGTAGCTATCGTTACTGCTTCAATGGCTTTACATAATTTTATTAGGAGGGAGACTATTAATGAGATGGACTTTCCGTCTTATGATGAAGCAAATAATGATTTTGTAGACGATGATGTACAAAATATCAACTTAGCAAGAGATGAGAGTGAAATGGGAGTTGTCCGTGATAAAATTGCAGCGGAACTCATGCTGAGATAA
- the LOC133031196 gene encoding L10-interacting MYB domain-containing protein-like, whose protein sequence is METEVTQGKSKAVWDSTTHEKWIDLVVEQVRAGNRNGSHLSKLGWKIFIEKFNLKTGRNYDRKQMKNHWDNVKKEWQLWDSLLRGETGLGWDMQRQTVDAPNEWWEEKLQVGFYKYPDAAKFRVRGLEHSFKLDELFRDVTDTGARAWAPTSGSLPPLYTEDHNDIEIDENSEESDHERVCQQIRKEKNLLDPNKKQFKKGKRNNFTTAKLSKQLDEICEAIKNRSSYIRTDPPGCSVQEVMDKLATLPGCELMSPLFKVGTNLFMKKANREIFVALKEPKYQIEWLKEQDLNF, encoded by the exons atGGAAACTGAGGTAACACAAGGAAAATCAAAAGCAGTTTGGGATTCAACAACACATGAGAAATGGATTGATTTAGTTGTAGAACAAGTGAGAGCTGGCAATAGAAATGGATCACATTTAAGCAAATTAGGTTGGAAAATTTTcattgaaaaatttaatttaaagacGGGTAGAAATTATGATCGAAAACAAATGAAAAATCATTGGGATAATGTTAAAAAGGAGTGGCAGTTGTGGGATTCATTACTTAGAGGAGAGACTGGACTTGGTTGGGACATGCAAAGGCAAACAGTTGATGCTCCTAATGAATGGTGGGAGGAAAAGTTACAAGTAGGTTTTTAT AAGTATCCTGATGCTGCTAAATTTCGAGTGAGAGGTTTAGAACATTCTTTCAAGCTGGATGAGTTGTTTAGAGATGTTACCGATACAGGGGCTAGAGCTTGGGCACCAACTTCTGGTTCACTTCCTCCTTTATACACAGAGGATCATAATGATATAGAGATCGATGAGAATTCAGAGGAAAGTGACCATGAGAGAGTGTGTCAACaaataagaaaagagaagaatttactTGACCCAAATAAGAAGCAATTTAAGAAgggaaaaagaaataattttacaaCAGCAAAGTTGTCCAAACAACTTGATGAAATTTGTGAGGCAATAAAAAATAGGAGCTCATACATACGTACCGATCCTCCTGGATGTAGTGTTCAAGAAGTGATGGATAAATTAGCTACACTTCCAGGTTGTGAACTAATGAGCCCTCTATTCAAAGTTGGTACTAATTTATTCATGAAGAAAGCAAATAGGGAAATTTTTGTTGCTTTGAAGGAGCCTAAATATCAAATTGAATGGCTGAAAGAACAGGATTTGAACTTCTAA